tggaaaaattacattaaaatcaaACTCTAGTATGACTTCATCGGCCTCTGTAATGCAGCCACGAACTATGACCAGTCCTGTGGTTTATGTACAGTAACGGTTTTACAAAAAACAAGTACTGGTTACTCTAAAAGGAGAGGAATTAAAACGAACACGGCACAAAACCTACGAGGACCATAAGGAAAACCAGTTGGTTCTCGTTTTTACCGTACTTGTACCAGGTTAAAATACAGTTAAGGTtccagcaaacagaagaaatacctGCCCTGCTGTCTGAGACTTCTTAACGTGACCAGCTTTGAGTCATTTCAGTGAAAAGCACCCTTTTGGTTTGATAATCCACAGGCATATCCCTGTGTTTTGAACATGATGGCATACGTCTTTGCTCTAGTGCATTCATTCTAGCAGAAAACTGTTCCAGCGCGGAGTCCAAGTCCAATTTTGATATTCTCTTCTCTGGGTACCCTAAATTTTGACCATACACTGTTCTACTAATCATCACTTGTCATACATTTTACTTGATGAAACAACAGGTTTTGAGCAATTTTGCAGTAATTTGCCTTTTACCTTCAAGCCACTATTTCAGCTGTTACAGCACAGGGCCTGATGCTGAGCCATCttttttttggctgctgttATTATCAGGTTTGTTAAAAAACAAGGGttggaaaatgtaaaaatgaactGCCCGCAAAACGTGGTCTAGTTACCTTGGTAACAAGTAGGTAATGTCAGTCgttagaaaacattttggatTGTTCTGCATTAGGTGATAAACTCTAGTATCAGTATACAGGAATTTGCTCGTCATGCTGTCGTTTCGAGGGAGGACCTGTTCCTTTCTAGCTTGGATAGATACTATTTCCTGCATCAACCTGTACTGGGAGTGGGGGGATTCAAGAGTTTCAGATCTTCAAGGTAATACGGACAATACACTTTCTAAACCCGCTGTGTTTCTTGGAGATTTGATCTTTTAACGGATTGTACTGTTCTTGTGAGTGAAGAAAATCTTCGAAGTGTCTGAAAAATTTCACACTTTGAGATTTATCTTCTATGTAACTACATTTTATACTGGCTTAGAGGAAACTTATTCTTTCCTGACCAGTCTGTATGCCAATTTAGTGCAGCTCTGCTTTACAGATGTAATTCCTCATCTATTCACTAAATTCAGTGTTTAGATGATATTCTTGTATTTAGGAAGAATATCTCCCTAAGAAGGGTCAACTCAGCCACACCTCCACACACAATATGGGAAGCATTCTAGGACTCTGAAAAACCCTTGCCTAAAGATTTTGCATCCTGATAAACCCCACTGGGAAACTAACCTTTAAAAGCCTGTCACTAGACTTTTGCATCTTTGGAGCTACCACCTGAATTCAAACCGGCTGCTCTCGGAAGAGGAGAGGCCAGACGCTGTCGTGCCTGCCGTATCTGGTTTGGGTTGAATTCTGCCCGAAAGCTGAGCGGCAGCCGGGCACAGCTATAGCTCAGCAGTTCTCTAGACGGTGGAGATCACTTTCTTTGTGAGCTTTGGCAGGTCACAGCAATTTCCCTCCAGCGCAGAGGCTTCATGTCCTGCCACGTGGTCCTGAGCCTGCAGAACCCTTCCGCccaaagcagagcagccagTGAAGTGTCACACCCAAAGAGCACAACTTGGCTCTCTTAGAGCCTAACAAGCtgaatgcatttaaaaacaagcgCCCTATTACTGGCAAAACGTAGACGAAATTATTTGTGACAAGCCAATAAAATCACGTTGGGTGACAAGATCAAGACTTTTTAAACCAATTTGTTCTAATCCCACAACAACTGGAACAACAGAGTCAGGGAGTGTCAGATGGTATCTTAAAAACTTTGAGAGCTCCACAGAGCTGAATTACTATTCACATTTGCTCTACCGAGGGTTGTTCAAGTAATACTGCTTTTTTCTATTAGTTATTTACCCGCCACATTCACAAACTCTGCTTGTATAAACAAACTAGAAGTTTAGCCTGTAGGATACTTGAACTGGATGCATATTTTGGATTTAAACATCCTTCAATAGGATTTTTACTGGCTGTCACAGCTGAATAGTTAtctaaaaatgaagacattcCTGTCCTCCCATTTCTGCCTGCATATGTAGGGCTCAGCTGCAGGCCCTGTGCCCATGCAAATGCAAGGACCACTTTCCATCAGTATCATAGAAAGTGCTCAAGAGAGACAGGAAAGATCTCTTGTATCAACATGACCTTCGGTCCAGCCCCAGGTGAAGGCTGGGCCAAAGGCCAGATCAACTTAACTAACACATtaaatcaactttttttttttttttaaacatatactGAGCTACATTAAAAGCAGAAGCACTTTTTCAAGTGTATAAACAATGATATCCGTACTTGTGCACTGAAAGAGTAACACATACAGCAAAGCGCTACATGCCGAAATCCACGCCGCGAGTGAAGGGACAGATACCCAGCTGCACAGGCTTCACAGGTGCATCTcgagaatttaaaaagaaaagcggTGTTGCTGATCCGCCGTCTCTCGATTTCTAGAAGCCCAAGATGTGATTGAAGTGTCCCTGAAATGACAATGTTTCGTGTCACCAAAAATCACTTCATCAAAACCCGACGTCTTTTCCTCAGTATATGTTTTCAAactttattttagaagaaacagATGGTTCCACCAACTGCCTCATGAatgttccctttttttcctgaaggactaGGGGACGACTAAAAAGTCTGGACACTGGTTCAGTGTAATCTGTATAAGCAGCACGACTCTGTTATGATACTGGTTTTGCACATGAAGTTAAAATATACCCGTACAGAATATAGACAATTTACCATCATACTTGTATCTCTAACACCAGATACCTTATTCCATGTAAGCATTAAATGTTTAAAGTGATTGAGGACAGAACAGAAACTTACTTTCTGGTTggcaacttttaaaataaactcaagTCTGTGTTCATTTATAGCacattgtatttctttaaagaatttaTTGACGGTAATACTTTTCCGACAAAAAGCATTATCTCCAGTTATCAGgtaacacagaaaaatctcaAGGATGATGGCGGTGTTCTCCCTGCCCCGAAATCCCACCTAGCTTCCTTCTAGTTAACaccacttcttccttttcttccaagtCCCTGCCTAAATAGCCAGTAACCCGTTAGTCTGAAGAAAGCTTACAAAAAATGCAACTGAAGCAGTACTCTCTTCTCAAATTGTGGTTTCATGCACTTCTTATTCCTTCTGAAATATGTGGTAGTCCTTAAATGTGGAAAAAGAGGTCTAAAAATTATGAGAGCAAACCTAATAGCGATAAGGCCTTTAAATACCTATTGAAGTTCACAGCACTTACGGTAGTGCCACAGAAATAGCTGTGCTGAGGAAAGCTGCTGTCAGTGAAGTTCCTCACATGGCTGATTAGTTCCATCAATATTAGGATTTCTCGATGCAAAATACAGTCCTGGTAAGGCTGCCCACAACGTGGGTAGTTGTGAAAAACTGTCCCAGCCCAACATGCTCTGGGTTTGACCTGCTCCAGTTTGGATGTTCTCATTTATTTGAATTTCCCTACTGTCAGCAGAATAAAGCTTTGGGCAGGATTTTAACAttgattatgaaaaaaattacaacttttttttttatcttgctgGCTGTAggctcctcccttcccttcatttcagctgttctGAAGGATGTCCATGGTGCATGTTAATCACTCTGACAGTCCCTGATTTCCCTGAAGGGAAATCTTAACTGTGAAGAAAGTTATCGGAGCTCTTGCCGGCTACTAGACGTTATACTCTAGTATAATAAGTGTaagttttttattgttttgggaACGAAAATAGTTAACTAATATAATTCTCACAAAAATTATTGAGATATGACTGTATTATCTGCTTTGTTACTGGCCACAAATAACCACTTAACAAATCTGTAGGATCAGTTCACTGCCCACAGGTAGAGCGGTCACAGGTGAGTCGTGCTGTGAGGACCAGGACACTCACACAAGCCAGTCGGTATCAGGGTGAGCTCAGCTCAGCACGGCATGAATTCAGCTACACCGGAACACAAGCCTGGCTGTGTGTCCTGCTGTTCTGTGGCATTACGTCCACACCAGCAGAGTCTCCTGAGAGGAACTGGGAGCCAAAGAGCATCCCTCCTCTCTGCAAGAGCAAGCTATCGGTGCAAAAGCCCTCATATTATTCTTTTATCCAGATTGTTCCGGCCCCATGACTCAAATAATGGAGAAGTGAATATATACACTAACTTCATCATTCCATGACCAGGCGTTTTAGGTTACTCCTTAACCTCTAATTTATATGTGACATTTTGTAATACACGTGGGTAAatttccgcccccccccacAGGATATATCATGGAAATCAGAATCATAGTTTAAATCACCCTGCTTCAAGTAAAGTGTTTTCCATTTCAACTCAACAATATGAGGTGAATTTAGCAAGAAGTCCAGCGAGCAGCTCTACAAGGGCTCCAGATTTTCATTACACTGCCTTGAGTTTCTGTCAAGTAGAAAAATTGTTTAGTTTTGAGATTCCAGTTCCCACTGAGTAAAGTTAGCAGgttgttttccttgtttcttacATCTGTAGCTGGAAACCATTTAAAAGTGAGTAGAACAGGTCATCCATTATAACTAAACTTCAAGACAGAAATGTCTGTAGAGGAGGTGAATGTTACCCCCTCAATTTATCTGGTTTTTACCTCAAGTTCATGACTAGGCCATAGGAAAGAACCATGTCAGGCTAATctgatttaaaatagaaatggtGTTATTTGGAATTACAGTATTTGTGGTCAAGTTACATAAAACCAGTCataattttccaaaattaagtGGTATAGAAGAATTTTACACATTCTAATGTTGTCACCGTCATTCTGGAATACAACAAAACTGACTTCCTAATGCGCCAGTTTGGGTTTTAATCcgaaaatgttgttttcttttttgggcTTTAATCCCTGAGGTGCCCTCCATGCCCCCAGAGCCGGTAACACATCGGCAAGTTCAAACTTGGTAACCCACATACGTGGTCGCAGTGGTTTCTCCGTCCCTGAAGTCAGCCCTGGACCTGGtttctactgtatttttaaagatgagcAGAAATGAGGTAACGCGATGAACACCTTTCCAGGCACAGCTCCTGACCTACGACAGCAACCTCAGGCTCACATCACTCAACAGAAACTTTGCCATTAATTCTGTCAAATGAAAGGTTTTGCTACAGACCTTCCGCCTGCCTGGAGGAATGCCTGGCATCCCCTCACGCCCCTCCTCGCTTCGGGCTCTCTAAGGAATGCTGTGCCATGGTTCAAAAAGACGCAGGGGATGCAAACAGAAGTCAAGGGTAGCTCCCGTGCATTTAAGAAACTTGCTAAACTTCGGTTAGACAATTTGCATGGAAAATTGAACTGCGGGAACACCACAACCCCTTCGGCTACTGCCAGCCCATTATCTCCTGAGGGAGCTGGCCTTCtcacaggggaaaaagagagacgTTAAGATCACCGTTGGCTGTCAGCAGGAGATTCTAGTGCTACCGCTGCAGCATTACGGCATGCTACGCGGTGCCAAATCATTTATTTAGGTAGGCTGTAGTCACAGCTATAAGAAAAATATACGTGTTTTAACCAGCTTACTTTGGACACCGAGGAGCCTACTGGAATCAGCTCACAAGTCAGCACCGCTCAGCTCTCCAAATACTGgcactgcttttccagaaaagtCAAGTGGTCTGTGCCGAGCTCTGGTTGCTACTGGTTCTTTAGCCAGCTTGTTTAAAACCAGCTCTGGTACCTCTACAGTGCAGTATTTTCAGGCCACATCTACTCTTTTGAAAAGAAGTATCCaattagaggaaaaaacaggagCTAGAATGGGACtcctgaatattttattatgatGCAGTAAATCAAGGAAGATCTAAAGATGGGGTAGAGGAAGCCGTATGTTACTGTTTGCTTCAGTTACTTCCTAAACTCTGCTTTTTGGAGTGAATTTGAAGAATGCGCTCACAGGCTCCATATTTTCCAACTGCTGCTGGAAACATATTAGTTTGTGCTCTGCTGGTGTACCTCAGACATGCTAAATCAATCTGCCTTCTTTTATTTACATGCTTTATTCCTGAGAAATGTAATTGTGGTTTTTATTAACTTTATATTTTATGGATCTAATACTTAAGACCAAGTCTATCTTTTATGTCACAGAAAGAAGGTTAATATACTTACAGATTCTCCAGCAATACATCTTGGGCAAGGCTGGGCAGTACCTCTGTTTCCATGGTTTTCAAAAATCTAATGAACAAAAACATATACAAAGCCATCAAATAAGAAAAGGGGGGGGCCCCAATTATTTGCAATTTTATTATGAAACgtattttaaatgtgttcttCTAAAAAATAGCCCTTGACAGCGTAAACGTACCACTGAAttctgctttgcctttgcagCCCAGGGACCAACATCAGTAGAGATTTTCTGTTTCGACTCCAGCTCCATTGCACACTCAGTGAGGCGAGCATCGGCCTCATTTGGAACGGCTTCTAACGGCTTGCACGCTCGCTTCTGAAAGAACCAAAAGCAATACTTACATGTCTTTGCAAGGCATAGGCCACCGAACACAGCTTTTCGGGAATTTATTGTTTATGGCTGATCAGGATCTTGCATTCGTCTGGAAGAACAGTAAGGCAGTAACGGACTACCAGACACCAGGCCAAAACAccagtattttgtatttaacaTTGCACCTTGTGCTGCACAAAcggggtgtgctggttttggctgagaaggggttaattctcctcaccgtggggggcggctgccttttcagcttcccgcgctctgccgcgtggcggggggggggggctgggaggggcggggccatggtgggggcggctgaccccgactggccaatggcaggttcattccataccacgtgactccatgaccagtatattgagggggggcagtggcagcgcgcaggcggcgcggcgtcgggtcggcgggcggcgagcggctgcggcgcgtgcggtttgtttcggcggttcgttccccctctcccctcccttcccccctcccccggggctttgcgcctctcgttgttctcctttacattgcatttctactgttgtttcttttaattttaattattaaactgttcttatcccaacccacgagcgttgcccttctgattctctcccccatctaccggtgggggagtgagcgagcggctgtgtggggctgagctgccgctaaaccacgacagtctttttggtgcccaacgtggggcccgagggttggagataacaacagctgctggtcccagcaccatgttgtcctttttgcagttggtgttaaaaatcggtgttggttgtttgagtctgctgtgttctgctgtgattagtaatgttttgcctacaagatttgttatacaaacactcgttttcagctttatctggtatttggggtttttgctgaaaccgttactgtacttcggataccaccttgttgaggcaattagcaattatacctcctcctctgagagattttatatggaggaaatacagaatagtacctttgcaactttgttctatgatgtctgtgcctttgttacaacagcatttttgtatcttgaacatccttgggtggttaaggtgcacttattgttagtttttgggcatgttgttttggttttgactaagcaacttaagaatatcacccagaaatctgccccgaggcttgatagttacgagtggcagggcatgtgggatagcatgggcaaatccctagggcagtgggcacccccagtgttttggagtttcacccccgaacaagtgcagaatcctaaaaaactagtagaatatttggagaaagtatgttgttacgctgggaactccagagagacacagataactgcaacatgctggggtctggcccatgcataccgagccctgctcaacagtattcagtgcccccagggggaagagaaggtctctggactgaaatgcaaagtgactggcactgtaggcaatccagccctgacaacaggcactgcagccactcaaacccccacaacaagtaccggagctagctcagaaaataaacccgtaccagtatcagttgcccccatacacaagacgaaatattggaagcggacatcaactcgtttagaacgggatgatgaagaaccagggccatcgcggggagaggagggagaagtaataaatgaaatagagaccacccgatccctgtccttaagcgagttgcgagatatgcgaaaagattatagccgtcgttcaggtgagcacattgtcacccggctgctccgatgctgggataatggggccagtagcctggaactagagggaaaagaagccaaacaattgggatccctttctggggaagggggcgttgacaaagcaattggaaaaaaaccacaagccctcagcctctggaggcgactcctgtctggagtgaaggaaaggtatccctttaaagaagatgttacatatcgtccaggaaaatggacaactatggagaaaggcatccagtatctcagggaattagctgtgtttgaggtgatttatggtgacctggacaatcaacggtcatccaaagatccagatgaagccgagtgcacacgacccatgtggcggaagtttgtacggagcgcaccatcttcgcatgcaaactcattggcagtgatgtcctggaaagatgacgagacaccaacggtggcagaggtgatagatagactccgggattacgacacaaatatctcttcctcgcttgtctctgctgtggagaaactatcccaagaggtccagcaactcaaagatctgtcctactccccacctcgacagagcagtgtctcagctgttaggaataagcgtcctttggctcaaagaaggggatacacaccacgggccaccctatggttctacctgcgtgaccacggagaggacatgatgaggtgggatggcaagcctacttcgaccctacaggcacgagtacatgaactgcaaggaagaacaggcactcagggaggctcttccaggaaagctgctgctccagtttccagcgagcaagtccccagacagaggagtagaagcgcagattttatttctaagtgtaatagagggactcctgattcacatttacaggaagtgagttgtgactgccatgatcaggactagaggggccctgcctccagccgggtggaggaaagggataaccgggcttactggactgtgtggatccgatggcctggcacatccgacccacaggagtataaagctttagtggacaccggcgcacagtgcaccttaatgccatcaaactatataggggcagaacccatcagcattgctggagtgacagggggatcccaagagctaactgtattggaggccgaagtgagcctaaccggcaatgagtggcagaagcaccccattgtgactggcccagaggctccgtgcatccttggcatagactacctcaggagagggtatttcaaggacccaaaaggttacaagtgggcttttggtgtagctgccttggagacggaggaaactgaacagctgtctaccttgcccggtctctcaaaggacccttctgtggtggggttgctgaaggtcaaagaacaacaggtgtgaatcaccaccacaacagtgcaccagcggcaatatcgcaccaacagagactctctgatccccatccataaactcattcaccaactgaggagccaaggagtcatcagtaagacccactcaccctttaacagtcccatatggccagtccggaagtctaatggagagtggagactaacagtagactatcgtggcctgaatgaagtcactccaccgttgagtgctgctgtgccagacatgctagaacttcaatacgaactggagtcaaaggcggccaagtggtatgccacaattgatattgctaatgcattcttctcaatccctctggcagcagagtgcaggccacagtttgctttcacatggaggggcgtccagtacatctggaatcaactgccccaggggtggaaacacagtcctaccatttgccatggactgattcagactgtactggaacagggagaagctccagaacaccttcaatacattgatgacatcattgtgtggggcaacacagcggaagaagtttttgagaaaggtgagaaaatagtctaaatccttctgaaagctggttttgccataaaacaaagtaaggtgaagggacctgcacgagaaatccagttcttaggaatcaaatggcaagatggtcgtcgtcagattccaatggatgtgatcaacaaaatagcagccatgtctccaccaactagcaaaaaggaaacacaagctttcttgggcgttgtgggtttttggagaatgcatattccaaattacagtctgatcgtgagccctctctatcaagtgacccggaaaaagaatgatttcaaatggggccctgagcaacgacaagcctttgaacagattaaatgagaaacagtccatgcagtagctcttgggccagtccgggcaggacaagatgtaaaaaatgtgctctacactgcagccagggagaatggccctacctggagcctctggcagaaagcacatggggagacccgaggtcaacccctagggttttggagtcggggatacagagggtctgaagcccgctatactccaactgaaaaagagatattggcagcatatgaaggggttcgagctgcttcagaagtggttggtactgaggcacagctgctcctggcaccccaactgccagtgctgggctggatgttcagagggaacctcccctctacacaccatgcaactgatgctacgtggagtaaatgggttgcactgatcacccagcgggctcgagtaggaaaccccagtcgcccaggaatcttggaagtgattatggactggccagaaggcaaagattttggattatcaccagaggaggaggtgacacgtgctgaagaagccccactgtataacaaactgccagaagatgagaagcaatatgccctgttcactgatgggtcctgtcgccttgtgggaaagcaccggagacggaaggctgctgtatggagtcctacacgacaagtagcagaaactgctgaaggagaaggtgaatcgagccagtttgcagaggtaaaggccatccacctagccttagacatcgctgaacgggaaa
The genomic region above belongs to Phalacrocorax aristotelis chromosome 12, bGulAri2.1, whole genome shotgun sequence and contains:
- the C12H10orf143 gene encoding uncharacterized protein C10orf143 homolog isoform X1 encodes the protein MAALPLLARGRRGALRAHEPEEPERKRACKPLEAVPNEADARLTECAMELESKQKISTDVGPWAAKAKQNSVIFENHGNRGTAQPCPRCIAGESKLKAV
- the C12H10orf143 gene encoding uncharacterized protein C10orf143 homolog isoform X2, whose protein sequence is MAALPLLARGRRGALRAHEPEEPERKRACKPLEAVPNEADARLTECAMELESKQKISTDVGPWAAKAKQNSVIFENHGNRGTAQPCPRCIAGESGHFNHILGF